Within the Armatimonadota bacterium genome, the region CATCAGACTGACGGCGGCCTCATCGGTCAGGCGTATCAAAGATCGGTCCTCGGGGGCGCGGGGGCAATTCCTCCCGGACGCCCGTTGCGCCAGGCCCGAGGACGCTTTCCGCCGTGAGTGGGATTCGGCATCGCCTTGGAGAGCAGCTCGCTGATCACGGGCTCAAACGCGCCATAGCACTCCGGGCAGCCAACCCGGCCGCGGCGTACCACATCCTCGATGTCGAACCCGCAGCGCGGGCACGAGAGCGATTCCCGTTCGCCCGGCTTGGATAGCCGGGCCAGCAGATCGCCCGCGCCTGACGCCCAGGTATGCCCCGAGGACTCCCACTCGGCGGCGCATTCGGCGCAAAGGCGTGCGGGCCTCGCGCTGTCCGCAGAAGACACTTCGGCCACGGCCGCCCGCTGCCCGCAGTTCTCGCACCAAGTTGTGCCGTATGAGTCCATAGGAGTCTGTCAGCCTGCGGCCAGGGACGCGCTTTCCACGGCCGGCGCCATTCCGCGCCCGGGTCCCGACTCCCGGCCTCCACCGTTCAGTCCTCGATCGGTACGCCTTCGCTCTTAGTACGCGCCCGGAACTTGGCGATCAACTTCTTAGTGATCGGGCCCGGCTTACCGTTACCGATCAGGCGGCCATCCAGCTTGCACATCGAGATCATTTCCGCCCCTGTGCCCGTGAGGAACGCCTCATCGGCGGTGTAGACGTCAAACAGGCTCAGGTTCATCTCCTCCACACGGTACCCCGAGGTGTTCGCGATTTCGATAGCCGTCGCGCGGGTGATGCCTTCCAGTATGCCGGCGCTGGCCGGCGGAGTCATGATCCTGCCGCCGCGGATGATGAAGATGTTGTCGCCCGTGGCTTCGGCCACATAGCCCTCACCGTTCAGCAGCAAGCCCTCGCCGGCCCCCTGGCGGTTCGCTTCGAGCTTCGCCTGGATATTCGCCACATACTTGCCCGTGCTCTTCACGCGCACCTCCAGGCTGTCCGGCCGGGGGACGCGTGACGATACCGTGACCACCTCCAACCCGTGCTCGTACATCTCGACAGGATAGAGTGACAGCTTGCTGGTCATGATCGCCACGGTCGGGTTCGCGATGTTCTTCGGGTCCAGGCCCAGTCCGATACCACGAGTAACGGTGACGCGGATATACGCATCCGACAGCCCGTTCGCCCGAAGCGTCTGCCGGATGGCGTCGCGCATCTGCCTCTTGGTGATGGGGAGGTCAATCATCAGCACGTGGGCGCCATTGTAGAGGCGATCGAGGTGCTCGTCCAGTTTCCAGACCTTCCCTCCGTACGCGCGAATACCCTCAAAAAGGCCGTCGCCGTAGAGGAAGCCGTGGTCCAGGACACTCAGTCTAGCCTCGGCCACCGGGACCATTTTGCCGTCCAGGTACATAACTGGGGTCGCTTCGGTGTCCTGTTGTTTGTCGGAACCGTTGGTTTTCTGCTCGTTTGATTTCGCCATTCGATGATTCTCCTTACTACTCAAAACTCGTTCATCGCTGTAACTGAGTATAGCATCCGCCCGTGGCGTGTCCCGGTCCTCCCCGTTGGGCCCGGGCGCAAAACAGTGACTTTGGTACTACACCATCGCGCGAACAAAGAGCGCATCCTGAATCCGATAATAGCTGATCAGTTCGAAGCGGTCGCGGAGTGGTTATCATCGGCAGCAGGGTTTCGAAAAGTGGGCGGCCGCTCGCTAGATGGCACATCATACATGCGGGATCGGAAACGGAGCGCAACTATGGCACGGCACCGGAACGAGGACGTATTCGACAGCGTGACAACCAGCCTGTGTTCGGTGTGCGCGGAGACAGTCCCCGCCCGGATTGTCCGCCGCGGAACTTCCGTGCACCTTCTAAAGCGCTGCCCCGCCCACGGGCCCCACGAGGAACTGCTGGAAGAGGACGCGAAGTTCTATATGCGCCGCGACGATTACCGCGCCCCTCCAACGCCGTCGAGCGTTGACACCGAGATCAGGCTCGGGTGCCCGCATGACTGCGGGCTCTGCCCCGACCACGCCCAGCACACGTGCATCGGCCTCATTGAGGTGACAAACGCCTGCGACGCCGCTTGCCCCATCTGCTACGCCCGTGCGGGCGGCAACACGGTCCTCGATCTGGCGACCATCGGCAAAATGCTCGATGCATATCTCGAAGCCGAAAGCGGCAATGCGGAGATACTCCAGATCAGCGGCGGTGAACCAACGACCCACCCGCAGATTGTGGATATCATCCGACTTGCGCGAAACAAAGGCATCCGGTATGTGATGCTCAATACGAACGGGATCCGGCTTGCGGAAGAACCGGGTTTTGCCGAATCACTGGCCGAATTCCACGGAGGGTTTGAGATATACCTCCAGTTCGACGGTTTCGATCCGAAGGCATCGCGCGCGTTCAGAGGGACGGACCGCACCGGCACCCACCAGCGGGCGCTCGATCGCCTGGCCGCGACCGGAGTGCCGGCAACACTCGTCAACACCGTCGAGGCCGGGGTGAATGATGACCAGCTTGGACGTATTATCGAATTCGGACTCTCCTCTCCGGCGGTGAGGGGCATCAACTTCCAGCCTCTGGCCTATTTCGGAAACGCGGACCAAAGGCCCTCGGGCGGCCGGGTCACACTGACGGGCGTGATCAAGAGGATTAAGGAGCAGACGAACGGAATGCTTCGCCCGGATGATTTCATTCCGCTGCCGTGCGATCCGAACCGGGTCGCGTTCTCTTATCTGTACCGGCAAGGCGGGCGGTTCGTGCCGATGGCACGGCGTTCCGATCTGCGCCAGTACCTTACCGAGACCGGCAACACCTTGGCGTTCTTCCCGAAAGATGCGCTGGCCCGGATATCCGAATCGTTTTGTTGCGGACAGACGTGTTCGTGCATCGCCGCCGTCAAGGACCTCATCCCGTTGATTCCGCTTGCACGACGAGCCGCCAGGGCAAAGGACAAGGTCGCATTCACCACCGAAAACTTCTTCCGCGTAACGGTCACTTCGTTCCTCGATCGCTACAACTTTGACCTCCAGTCGATGCAGATGGAATGCGTTCACGTGCTGACGCCGGACGGGCGGCGCATCCCATTTTCGGCGTACAACCTGTTTCACCGGGGGAAATGCCGATGAGCGCTGAAACCGTCATATTCGTTTCGCGCCTGATCGTGCCGCTCTGCGCTTCCCTGGTGCTGACTGCCGTGGCGCTGAATTTCGCGCTGGCGGCTGACAGCGGCGCCGTCAAGGTGCGGACCCGCAGTCCCGTGGCAACCGCGTCGATGCTGGCCTTCCTGCTCGCCGTTTACGTCCTGATTCACCGGCACATTGGCGACTTTCGCGTGTTCTCGAACGCTATTTCGGCGGGCATTGCCGCAGCGGGGGCGGCGCTCGTTGCCGCGGGCGGCATCGTGAACGTTCTCGGTCGAATCAGGCTTGGAGGCAACTGGGCGAACCAGGTGACCGTGTACGAAGACCAAACGCTGGTGAGCACAGGCGTGTTCGGCCTTGTGCGCCACCCACTTTATGCTTCCCTGATCTGGATGTTCGTTGGCGCCTCGCTCGTGTACCAGAATGGCGCAGCACTCGCGGCGACGATGCTGATCTTCGTTCCCGCGATGCAGTATCGCGCATCTCTGGAGGAACAGCTGTTGGCGCGGCAATTCCCGGAATACGCCAGCTATCAGACGCGCGTGGGGCGGTTATTCCCCCGCATCTGGCGAAAGGTACGGCCATGAACCCAGACGCGCTTCCGTCAAACTGGGGACTTCGGGCCGTCCTGTTTCACGCGGGCGGCTTAGCCGTGCCGTCGTACGAAACGTTCGTCCTGCTGGCCATCGTCGCCGGTTTCATCGCTTACTGGCTGGCAGCGAGAAAGCAACCTGAGTTGGGGGACCGTTCAGCCTACCTGATCATGGCGGCGCTGGTCGGAGGGGTGTTCGGCGCGAAGGCGCCGGTGTGGGTGATGCATTACTGTGAAGTAGCGGCGGCGCACTCCCCACTGGCGTGGCTCTCCGGCAGAACAATCGTCGGCGGGCTCATCGGCGGAACGGCGGCAGTGGCTCTGACGCGTCCCTGGCTGGGAATGCGCGAGAGGTCCGGCAACCTGTTCGCGGTCGGAATGGCCCTCGCTCTAGCTGTCGGCCGCATCGGGTGTCTGCTGCGCGGATGCTGTTACGGGGTCCCAACCTCGCTGCCGTGGGGCCTGGACCTGGGCGACGGCATCCGCCGGCACCCCACCCAGCTCTACGAATCACTGTTTGCGTTCGGTCTCTTCGCGTGGCTCGTACGCGCTTCGCGTCGGCATCCGTCACCGGGAGCTATGTTCCGCACGTTCATGCTCGCGTACTTCTCGTTCCGGTTTGCCGTGGAGTTTCTGCGGTTCGAGCCGCGAACCGTGGCGGGCCTGACACTCGCGCAAATTGTCTCAATCGGCGTGGTGGGCTACTACTTGACGATCGGACGCATCGCCAATCATCCACCACTTCATGAGGTAGCACCATATGAAACCGTCCAAAGCAGCTGACTTCTTCATTGGCCTGGTCGGGATCTATCTGACAGGGGCATTGATGGCAATCCTGATGCCTGCGGTAGGGTTTGGTGATGAGGTATTACCGGTCGGCATCGTCGTCGCGATTGGACTGTGTATTTGGGCGGTCGCCCGGCAGCGTCCGTACATTGTCCTAGGGATGGTAATGTCCATCGTGTTTCCCGCGCTCGCCTTTGGAGCCTGCACGCTATTACTCAGCGGGGTACAGTGGTGAACCGGACTAAGCTTGGCGATTTCTTCATCGGATTTCTGGGAATCACGGCGGTGGAGGCCTGTATCTATCTGATACTGAGGGAAAGCACCGCGTGGGGACTGATGGCCGTCATCGCCGGTGCTGTGTCGCTCTTGGCGGCCTTTCAAGCGAAGAGACCCTTTATAACGCTTGGAATCGTCGCCACCGCGGTCTTTCCGCTCATTGCGTTCGGCGCTTGTGTTGTCGACGTCTTTCGGCATGGCTTTGACTGAGGAGACGGAAATGATAGGTTATGAACCTGTATCGGTTTCACGGAACGGCTTCCGATTCTGCCGGTGGTCGGTAACCGTGATGGTATGGATCGGGGTCATCTGGCGGGTTGAGGCCTTCATCTTGGCAGCAGCGCTCATCATGGCGGCCAGCGCGATCCTCACAATACGCAACGCCCCCATGATCTGGCTGTGGACGCAGACCGTCGACCGGGCGATCCCCTCACCCAGCGAAATGCTGGATGTTGGCGGGATGCGTTTGGCTCAATCCGTGGCAACGTTCGCGCTGGGGGTTCCATGGCTTGTTCTCAACTACGGCCCTGCCTCCGCTTCGGAATCCATGTGGCGCATCCTGGTCTTTGTGGCTGGATTCAAGACCTTGGGTGCTCTGGGCTATTGCCCGGTATCGCGGATGTTCACATGCCTCATCAGCGGCGGAAACTGCTGCACGTGGCTGAAGGGGCGCAAGGCGGCGTGAAACGATGGGGCCGGCTCACGCGAGCCGGCCCCTCCCATCCAACATCCAACTTCTATCTACCAACCTCCAGTTATGCCCACCACATCTCGCCGGGGGTCTCCTGGAACACGACCGTTTTCAGCAGCTCCACCGCACGCTCGAAGCCTTCGTTGACGCTCATGATGCTGTCTTCGTGCTCGATGGAGATCACCCAGTCGTAGCCGACCATTCGCAGGTTGCTGATGATGTCCTTCCACGTGCCGAAATCGTGGCCGTAGCCGACCGTGCGGAAGACCCAGCTGCGATGGATTTCGTCGCTGTATGGCTTGGTGTCCAGCACGCCGTTGGTCTTCGTATTCGCCTCATCTACCTTCACGTCCTTGGCGTGGAAGTGGTAGATGCAATCTCCCAGGGAGCGGATGGCATAGACGGGATCGATCCCCTGCCACCAGAAATGGCTAGGATCGAAGTTGGCGCCTACGTTTTTGCCGGCGGCTTTGTGAAGTTTGAGCATGGTTTCGGGGTTGTAGACCACGAAACCGGGGTGCATTTCCAGGCAGGCCTTCACGTTGTTCTCTTCGAGGAACGCGTTCTGAGCCTTCCAGTAAGGGATGACCTTTTCGGCCCACTGCCAGTCGAGTATCTTCGTAAAATCGTCGGGCCACGGGCAAGTCACCCAGTTGGGGGCCGTGGACTGATCGCTGTCTCCCGGACAGCCGGAGAAGGTGTTCACCCGCTCCACGCCCACGAGGTTGGCGAGGCGCACGGTCTTGGTGAACGTTTCCTGTTCCTTCGCGGCAAACGCCTTGTCTGGATGCAACGGATTGCCGTGACACGAAAAGGCATCGAGGATGAGGCCACGGCTCTCGATCGCGCTGACGAATGCCTTACGCGCCGATGCGCTGGCAAGCAGTTCGTCCAGGGGGCAATGAGCGTTGCCGGGATAGCCGCCGGTGCCGATTTCGACCGCTTGCACTCCTTTGCTCTTGATGTAGTCCAGCGCGTCTTCAAATGACTGCTGGCTGAACAGGACCGTAAATACGCCGATCTTCATGGGTTTGTCCTCGCCTTCTTGATAATGGGATTCGGGAAACAGGATTAGCGATTCAGCGCCTGAAGCGTCTGTCACGGCATTATGTTGCAGCCAGGTCAGCGAGCGCAAACGACTGATTGAAGTTGTTCAGCGCGGGTGGAGTCCAACACGATGATTGCAACCCAGGAAAGGACATTGAAACCATGAAATCGACCATCCTTGCTGCCATACTGCTAACCATCGGTGGCGCCACCGCCGCGGAAGGTCCCGCACCCGATCCCCGTGTGGTAACCGCGCACTCCGCCCTTGGCTTCGACCTACTGCACGAACTGGACTCCAAACCGGGCGAAAACGTGTTCTTCTCCCCGTCCAGCATCTCCACGGCGCTGGAGATGACCTACAACGGGGCCTCCGGCCGTACGAAGGCTGAGATGGCGAAATCCCTGCACCTCGACGGCCGGAGCCTGGATACCGTAAACCATGCGAACCAGTCCCTGCGGACGAGCGCAATGAGTGGCGATCCGAAGGTGAAGGTCGCCATCGCCAACTCGCTCTGGGCGCAGAAGGGCTTCCCGTTCCTGGCAACGTTCATGCAGCCGGTCAGACGGCTGTACGCGGCCGCAGTGGAGAATGTTGATTTCGGCGTTCCAACGGTCAATCAGCGTATCAACGCCTGGGTGGAGCAGCGGACGAACGGCAAGATCCGGAACTTGCTGCCCAGACTGAATCCACTGACGCGCCTCGTCCTGGTGAACGCCGTGTATTTCCACGGCCAGTGGACAGACCAGTTCAAGAAAGCCGCCACGCACCAACAGCCCTTCCATCCTTCGACTTCTTCGGCGAAGCAGGTGCAGATGATGTCGCGCAGCGGTCAATACCGTTACCTCAAGGGAGACGGCTTCCAGGCCATCCGGCTGCCCTATGGTTCCGGACGTTTCGCCATGTATGTGTTCTTGCCGGATACCATGGACGGCCTGCGTGCGCTCAGCCGGCAGGCCAACGCCGCGCGTTTGTCGGAATGGTTGAAGGGTATGCGGCCGATGGAGGGCTCCATCAGCCTTCCGCGCTTCAAAGTCGAGTACAGCCAGGCGCTCAACACTTCGCTGAAGTCTCTGGGGATGCGCCAGGCATTCGATCGATCCGCCGCGGATTTCCGCGGCATGACCGGCAGACGCGATCTGTACATCGGCCTCGTCCAGCACAAAGCGTTCGTGGATGTGAACGAGGAAGGCACCGAGGCCGCCGCAGCGACCGCAGTGGTCATGGTTGGTCGCGCGGCGCCCGGCCCACACGGCTTCGTGATGGTTGTGGACCACCCATTCCTGTGCGCGATCCGGGACGACCAGACCGGCGAGATCCTGTTTCTGGGCACGATCTACGACCCCACGACCAACTGAACGGGGAATGCCCGGCGTAGCCTTCGCCGGGCATTCCTCCTGCCACGTTCCGCCTTTCAGCCTCAAGAAAACGAGGGCGGCGGGCCATCGCTCCCGCCGCCCTCCTTGCCCCGCCCAGGGGGCAAGCCTTTACGGAGCCACCGCAGCCGCCGCGGAAAACCCGTACAACGCGCCGTCCGTACCGGCCACAACCATAATCCCGTCTGCCGCAGCGCTGGAAACGGCCGGAGAGCCAACGAACTTCACATTCGGATCGGTCGTAGCAAACTCCACGAACCTCGTTGGGTCCGAGGGCCGAATGCCGTAGACGCGTCCGGTAGTAGTCGCCGCGAACAACACGCTCTTCCCATTCGGCATCGGGTCTACCACAGGTGTGCCGAGGAATGAGCCACCGTCTTTGAATTGTGCCGGATATCCGGCCACGGGCGAGCCGTCTGCCACGTTCAGGGCGCGGATCGTGTTGTCTGTACCGCCGAAGTAGGCGATGCCGGCCGCGCTGTCTACCCACGGAGAGCCCATCACCGGCGTGCCAAGGGATACCGGACCCCATTTGACGATGTCCGAGTGGCTGATCAGCGCGTAAACGTTTCCTTCGGGCGTTGTAGTCAGGACGAGCCCGCTCCGGGCATCGACAAACGGTGTCGCGGAAATCGGCATCTGGCTCAGTTCTCGGGCGCTCATCACCGCGTAGCCGTTGCCGGTGCTGATGTTGTACAGCGCGCCATCCGAACTGCCAACCCATATGCCGTCCGAGCCAGGCATGGACGGCGTGGTAAGGACTCCGTTTCCAACGGGTACAGAGATGCTGATGAGCGCGCCTGTATCCTTATTGAACCGGCGAATGCGTCCGTCACCGCACGCGAGCGTCACATCGTTGGGGCCGACGAGCGGCATAGCTTCCATCTCAACGCCGGCCGGCACAACCTGCTGCTGCCATACCAGCCTGCCGGCCGTGTCGAGGCGGTAGCACATGCCGTTATTCGCGGTGAAGTAGTAGCCCACGCCATCCGTGGCCACCCGGCCCCGGATGGGGGCGCCCAAGTTCGCAGCCGCGGGGAACCGCCATGCCAGTTGGCCCGCAGTCGGACCGGCGACATTCACGGCGTAGACCACGCCCGAGTCTGAGCCGGCGATCGCGATATTGTTCACAACAGTAGCCGAGGAAGTGAACGGCTCTTGGGCCTGAAACCGGAACTGCGGCGCCAGTTTCGTCACATAAGTCGCTGTGAAAGTCGCTTGTGCTTGAACGCTCGTGTCGATTCCGCTGTTGACGGCGATTTTGACTGTCCCCTGCGCATCGACGGGCGTGCCGGGATTCGACTGAACAACCAGAAGCCCTGCAACCGGCTGATCCGGCGGCAGGGCCTTCAGCGATACCATCGTCCGGGACTCGGTCCCCTGCCAAACCCCGTCGGCATTATCGTCGTGTACCATGATCGAGTAAGTGTTGCTCGATGGCGTTAGCGCCACCGTCACGTCGTCGGGCGAGTTGCCGGTGTTGGTCACAACGCAGGGAAACGCCATCGCGCCGGCCACGTTATCACTTGCGTGGGGAAGTGACAAGGTAACTGAAGGGCTGGCCGCGACAGTGACATTAGCGTCCGGGGTTTGAACCGACACCGCCGTTATCGCATCGACATACGCTACCTGCGCGGACGCGGTGACCACAGTACCGGCCAAAGTGCCTTTAGCTTGCGCAGGGGCCAGCGCCGCAAGCAATAGGATCGGGAGTATAACGCCATCCCACCGGACGGACGACTGGATTCTGTTCATGCTCGGTCTCTTCCATCAGCCCACACGGGCCGCGTTGAATTCGGGTTCCTATCCGTATTCCACGCGAAGGGTGGTCGGCAGACTGAGGGGGGCGGAGCAAGAAATCTGCATCGGTTGCCCGATGCGGAGGGGCTCAACCAAAGCGAGCAAACACTGGAAGCGTCATTTCCGGGATCGTCCCGCCGGGTTCTGACGGGGATGCGCGATGGGCTCGGGCCAAAAATGAAGGTGGGCGACGGACCGCTTGGGGGTCCGTCGCCCACCGAAGACTATCGCCGGCGGAAGTACTACCGGGCAGCGCCTTCGCGAAGGAGCAGAAGAGCGCGCTGGCTCAGAATCGCTCCGGACTCCTTCTCATCCAGTCCCCGGAAGAGGCCGAAGCCAGTGTAAGGGCCGGCATCGAACCGGGCGAATTGGTCATGCATTGCCGGCGGCAGGATCTGCCCGTACATCTCCCGCCAGATATCGTAGTTCTCCGAAGTACGATTGCTCGGAAAGAGCGCCGCAGATAGGTATAGCGCCTTCAAACCGTACAACCCGTCGAGGTTTTCAAAGTCCTTGTCGGCGTTAGGTATCCAGACGGACGTACGTCCGGCGTACCAGGCCATTTCGAATGCCCGGTCGGAGACAATGGGTGAATTGGGTGCGACGATGCGTCCGACTGTCGTCTCGGCCTCGTGCGTTGAGGAGATGCGCGGTGCAGGAACAGCGAGCGCCGCGGCCAGGGGGATAACCATGAGCACGCCCGCGAGCACATTGACGCCGGCCACAATCACATTGGGCGCCTTTGAGTCGGTCAGAAGCCGAACGAAGAAAGCCGCCGCGAAGGCAAGCATGATCGGTGCGAATGCGGTAAGCGTTCCCATCTGGAACATGAAGAGGTTGCCCAGCATCGCGACGCATATCACCGATCCGATCAGCATGCCTCGCAGGGCATTCACGCCGTTGCGCCGGAACGAGTAGAACAGCCCAACGATGAAAAAGGCGACCAGGTACGGCTGGCCGAGCACGGGAAGCGTGCCATAGGACACCTGGATTCCCTGAACGACTTTACGGCCCAGATCGCCGCTGGTCTCCTGAACGAGCCCTAGTACCGTCTGCGGTACCGTGCTGCGGTACAGCGAGAACGCGGGATGCGCCTTGGTGCCCATGCCGATCTCCAGAGCTCGAAGGCCGAAGAACGGACTGCCGGTGACCGACGTGTTGCGGATCATCCAGGGTCCGGCCACAACGAGGAACGCCAGCAAAAACACAACCAGCCCCGCTTTGCCTTCACGCTTTCCGGCGACGTACACACACACCGCAACGGGCAATAAGGCGAGCAGAAGCATGTAATCGGTCAGGTAACAAAGCGCGAAGACGACTCCGCACAAAGCGGCCTTCACGACGACGCTGCGCGTGCTTGGGACACCGCCATCCGGCTGGGCCGCCTGCGCGAAACGGAGGATCATGAGGCACAAGAGTGTGAACATGAAGGCGGCCATCGTCGCGGAGCCTGTTGTGAGAATCATGTTGGTCATGAACAGGCTTGTGACGTAAGCGAACACGGTCAGCTGCCCCACCTTCGCATTGAACATCTCTTTTGACAGTGCGTAAAGCACCGGGATGGTCAACAGAAAAAAGAGAGCGGAAACCAGGAATACCTTGTTGTCGGACGCGCCCGTCGCAAGGACCAAGGCCTCGGCGTAGATGAACAGGGGGGGGTGGACCATGTCTTGCATGCGGACGGTTTTCAGTCCGCCAGCCGCTGTGGTCACACCGGTCGCTCGGGTTGTGGCCAGCGGGCGGATAACGCTTGTGACGAAGCCGTTTCCGGACTGAACATTGCGGGCCACCTGGGCCATATCCATGGCGTCCATGTCCGTGATCTGAGCGAACTGGCGAACGTAGACCGCCCACACAATCAGCACGGGGAGGACAAGGGCCAGGATGAGGGTCATTACGACGCGCTTCGCGTTGGCGTTCGCGCGGTCATGGGTACGGGATTCTTCATCCCGCTGGGTTTTTACAAACAACGTCAACACCTCCAGGGTAGGTAGTTAGTCAATGCAATGCAATTAGGGTGCCAAGCGAGCGTTTATCTGGAAACGGTTGAAATGCCGTCTTCCGCGGGGCTTCGACGGCCGTTCAAAGCTATGCGTCGCCCGTCACTTTCATCTGCAGTCCGGAATATCGCCGGCGTCCCAGCAGCGCCCGCGCCAGCGCCTTCGTCCGATAAACCCCCAACATACGAAGCCGATGGGCCAAGCTCGTATCCAGCAGCTTGCTCAGCGCATCCGGATCGTGCCACGAGCGCACCGCCAGACGCGGCAGCGAGAACGGATCGGTTGCGCTCCCGGCGAAGGCGGCGCGCGACGTGGCCGCCCACGAGTAGCCGCACTCCAGAAGCAACCCCCTCCCCCCGCGCGGCGCATCCCCATTGGGCCACGACAATCCGGTGACCGGGCCGCCGATGGCGTCTTCGAGCGCCGAACGGGAGTCCAGCAATTCCCTCCGTAGATCCGAAAGCGACAGCGTTCCGGCAAATGGGTGCGTGGCGGTATGCGACGCGATGTCCATGCCGGCCTTGGCGGCCTGGCGCCAGTCTGCGGCGCTTCCATACGCGTCGCAGTCCATCTTCCCTGATATCACGAAGAACGTCCCCGTCCAACCAAGTTCCTGCAGCGCCGGGATCGCGATCTCCGGGTTGCCGCGGAAACCGTCGTCGAAGGTTATCACCACAGGCTTCAGGCCCCCCGACAGACTGGCCCGCACGTCAAGCCATCGGGGCACGCTCATACCGGTGTACCCGGCATCCGCCAACGCGGCCATGTGAGCCCGAAACTGCCCGGATGTAACCGTCCAGGATGCGACAACGTCCTTCGGCAGCGCGCCGGATTCCGTCACCTCATGGTACATCAGTATCGGAGTCAACACCGCATCGCTCCAGATTCAACCGTCATCGCGTTCCCCCCGACGAATTGCGTCACGCGCTTCCTGGTAGACGGATTCCTGCATCGCGCCCAATCGTTCCCAGCCATAGGCTGCTTGCACCGTGGCGCGCGCGGCCGATCCCATGAGATCGCGGGTGGCGGCATCGTTCATCAGGGTCAATA harbors:
- a CDS encoding glycosyltransferase family 39 protein — encoded protein: MFVKTQRDEESRTHDRANANAKRVVMTLILALVLPVLIVWAVYVRQFAQITDMDAMDMAQVARNVQSGNGFVTSVIRPLATTRATGVTTAAGGLKTVRMQDMVHPPLFIYAEALVLATGASDNKVFLVSALFFLLTIPVLYALSKEMFNAKVGQLTVFAYVTSLFMTNMILTTGSATMAAFMFTLLCLMILRFAQAAQPDGGVPSTRSVVVKAALCGVVFALCYLTDYMLLLALLPVAVCVYVAGKREGKAGLVVFLLAFLVVAGPWMIRNTSVTGSPFFGLRALEIGMGTKAHPAFSLYRSTVPQTVLGLVQETSGDLGRKVVQGIQVSYGTLPVLGQPYLVAFFIVGLFYSFRRNGVNALRGMLIGSVICVAMLGNLFMFQMGTLTAFAPIMLAFAAAFFVRLLTDSKAPNVIVAGVNVLAGVLMVIPLAAALAVPAPRISSTHEAETTVGRIVAPNSPIVSDRAFEMAWYAGRTSVWIPNADKDFENLDGLYGLKALYLSAALFPSNRTSENYDIWREMYGQILPPAMHDQFARFDAGPYTGFGLFRGLDEKESGAILSQRALLLLREGAAR
- a CDS encoding polysaccharide deacetylase family protein, translated to MLTPILMYHEVTESGALPKDVVASWTVTSGQFRAHMAALADAGYTGMSVPRWLDVRASLSGGLKPVVITFDDGFRGNPEIAIPALQELGWTGTFFVISGKMDCDAYGSAADWRQAAKAGMDIASHTATHPFAGTLSLSDLRRELLDSRSALEDAIGGPVTGLSWPNGDAPRGGRGLLLECGYSWAATSRAAFAGSATDPFSLPRLAVRSWHDPDALSKLLDTSLAHRLRMLGVYRTKALARALLGRRRYSGLQMKVTGDA